The following proteins come from a genomic window of Priestia filamentosa:
- a CDS encoding heavy metal translocating P-type ATPase: MEREAVVQSAPQQPMNERPSFLVLHGEMTAAIVSGILIVIGWFLMNQDYSEFGIGSFILAYVIGGFAKAKEGIEETIKEKELNVEMLMLLAAIGSAIIGYWLEGALLIFIFALSGALETYTMNRSERELTSLMELQPEEATVLYEGKEKTVSLPNIKKGDILLIKPGERVPLDGTILSGQTSIDQAAITGEAVPVFKEIGNEVYAGTVNVNGAVTVEVTKPAQDTLFQKIITLVQQAQNEKSPSQLFIEKFESVYVKAVLIIVALMMFLPHFLLDWSWTETFYRAMILLVVASPCALVAAITPASLSAISYGARHGILFKNGLHLERLAHLEAIAFDKTGTLTKGTPAVTDVITREGVSEEEFLYIVASIERYSHHPLAQSIVQHAQSKITKELKQPEQLEDVPGFGVIGSLNNQEIKIGKREFFKKEAHAFCPNLSESFATEGKTVVYAKDDQGIIGMIALKDMVRSEAKEAISVLNELGIKTVMLTGDSEKTASAISKECSVENYIAGCLPEEKVTHVKTLKQTHETVAMVGDGINDAPALAHANIGIAMGEGTDVALETADIVLMKNNLSKIAQAVKLSKKMNAIIKQNIIFSISIIVLLICSNFLQFLDLPLGVIGHEGSTILVILNGLRLLKN, encoded by the coding sequence ATGGAAAGAGAAGCAGTTGTACAATCAGCACCACAACAGCCGATGAATGAGCGTCCATCTTTTCTAGTTTTACATGGAGAAATGACGGCTGCTATTGTGAGCGGAATCTTAATTGTGATCGGTTGGTTCTTGATGAATCAAGACTACAGTGAATTTGGTATTGGAAGTTTTATTTTAGCTTATGTAATTGGTGGATTTGCTAAAGCAAAAGAAGGAATTGAAGAAACAATCAAGGAAAAAGAGCTGAACGTAGAAATGCTCATGCTCCTTGCTGCAATTGGATCAGCTATTATTGGTTATTGGCTTGAAGGAGCTCTTCTTATTTTTATTTTTGCCTTAAGCGGAGCTCTTGAAACTTACACAATGAACAGAAGTGAACGAGAGCTAACCTCATTAATGGAACTTCAGCCAGAGGAGGCAACAGTTCTTTATGAAGGAAAAGAAAAAACAGTTTCTCTTCCTAACATAAAGAAAGGTGATATTCTGTTAATTAAACCAGGTGAGCGTGTACCACTTGACGGCACTATTTTGAGTGGTCAAACGTCCATTGACCAAGCTGCCATTACAGGTGAAGCTGTTCCTGTTTTCAAAGAGATTGGTAATGAAGTATATGCAGGAACTGTTAATGTAAACGGAGCTGTTACAGTAGAAGTCACAAAGCCTGCCCAAGATACACTTTTCCAAAAAATTATTACACTTGTTCAGCAAGCCCAAAATGAAAAGTCTCCTTCACAGCTTTTTATTGAAAAGTTTGAGTCTGTCTATGTGAAAGCAGTATTAATTATTGTAGCTCTTATGATGTTTTTACCTCATTTTCTTTTAGACTGGAGCTGGACAGAGACATTTTATCGCGCAATGATTTTGCTTGTTGTTGCATCTCCTTGTGCACTTGTAGCAGCTATTACACCTGCTTCCCTTTCCGCTATTTCCTATGGAGCTCGGCATGGAATTCTATTTAAAAACGGTTTGCATCTCGAACGCTTGGCTCATCTTGAAGCAATTGCCTTTGATAAAACAGGCACGCTCACAAAAGGGACACCAGCTGTCACAGACGTTATAACAAGAGAAGGCGTATCAGAAGAGGAGTTCCTTTACATAGTTGCTTCTATTGAGCGCTACTCGCATCACCCGCTTGCACAGTCAATTGTGCAACATGCTCAATCGAAAATAACAAAGGAGCTAAAACAGCCAGAGCAACTTGAAGACGTGCCTGGATTTGGTGTTATCGGCTCTCTTAATAACCAAGAAATTAAAATTGGAAAAAGGGAATTTTTCAAAAAAGAGGCCCATGCATTTTGTCCTAACCTTTCGGAAAGTTTTGCGACAGAAGGAAAAACAGTTGTATATGCAAAAGATGATCAAGGAATTATTGGAATGATTGCTTTAAAAGACATGGTTCGTTCAGAAGCAAAAGAGGCCATTTCTGTTTTGAATGAACTTGGTATTAAAACTGTTATGCTTACAGGTGACAGTGAAAAAACAGCCTCTGCTATTAGTAAAGAATGTTCTGTTGAAAACTATATCGCAGGCTGCTTACCAGAAGAAAAAGTAACACATGTAAAAACTCTAAAACAAACGCACGAAACTGTTGCAATGGTTGGAGACGGCATTAATGACGCCCCAGCTCTTGCTCATGCAAACATCGGAATTGCCATGGGAGAAGGAACAGATGTAGCGCTTGAAACAGCCGATATTGTTCTTATGAAAAATAACTTATCTAAAATTGCTCAAGCTGTTAAGTTGTCCAAAAAAATGAACGCTATCATAAAACAAAATATCATCTTTTCTATCAGCATTATTGTACTGTTAATTTGCTCAAACTTTCTTCAATTTTTAGATCTTCCTCTTGGAGTAATCGGTCATGAAGGTAGTACAATTCTTGTTATCTTAAACGGATTACGCCTTCTTAAAAACTAA
- a CDS encoding YihY/virulence factor BrkB family protein, giving the protein MKKSVKHQPFIKEMFLRFHRDEVLNLSAELAYFLLLSLFPFLIFMFTLIAFLPFQGDDLLSLVRQFAPEESLYLIEHNVQNVLSKQNTSLLSFGAIATVWSASNGINAIIRALNRAYNVKETRSFLIARAIAILLTIAMIFVIVIALLLPVFGKAIGVYFFSSFGASEEFLDVWNMLRWIVSIAILFIVFTFLYLFAPSKRLRLSQVVPGAIFTTVGWSFSSLAFSYYVNNFSNYSAMYGSLGGVIVLMIWLYLSGIILVLGGEVNGIYQERIELED; this is encoded by the coding sequence ATGAAAAAAAGTGTTAAACATCAGCCATTTATCAAGGAGATGTTTCTTCGGTTTCATAGAGATGAAGTGCTTAATTTATCTGCTGAACTTGCTTATTTTCTGCTTCTCTCTCTTTTTCCATTTTTAATTTTCATGTTCACGCTTATTGCCTTTTTACCTTTTCAAGGGGATGATTTGCTTTCTCTTGTGCGTCAATTTGCTCCTGAGGAATCACTCTATTTAATTGAGCATAACGTTCAAAACGTATTGAGTAAGCAAAATACATCACTCTTATCATTTGGGGCTATTGCGACAGTTTGGTCTGCCTCTAACGGTATCAACGCGATTATTCGAGCGTTAAACAGAGCCTATAATGTAAAAGAAACTCGTTCTTTCCTTATAGCGAGAGCAATTGCTATCTTACTTACTATAGCAATGATTTTTGTAATTGTGATTGCATTGCTTCTTCCTGTATTCGGAAAAGCGATCGGCGTTTACTTTTTCTCTTCTTTTGGGGCTTCAGAAGAATTTTTAGACGTTTGGAATATGCTTAGATGGATTGTGAGTATTGCCATTTTATTTATTGTTTTTACATTCTTATACCTATTCGCTCCAAGTAAACGCCTAAGGTTGTCACAAGTAGTACCAGGGGCCATTTTTACGACAGTAGGGTGGTCCTTTTCTTCGCTTGCTTTTTCGTACTATGTGAACAATTTTAGTAATTATAGTGCTATGTACGGAAGTCTTGGAGGTGTCATTGTGTTGATGATTTGGCTGTACTTATCAGGTATCATTCTCGTGCTTGGAGGGGAAGTGAACGGAATTTATCAGGAGAGGATAGAACTAGAGGATTAA
- a CDS encoding low molecular weight protein-tyrosine-phosphatase, protein MIRVLFVCLGNICRSPMAEAVFRDLVKKKNLQHIIEIDSAGTGNYHIGKSPHEGTLHILKQNSISSEGMKARQVKEEDLGNFDYIIGMDAENIGNLHRLARYNKTGYIGRLLDFVPQGKVDDVPDPYFTGNFEEVYDLVKEGCARLLEEIILKDLKKEEMQ, encoded by the coding sequence ATGATTCGTGTATTGTTCGTGTGTTTAGGGAACATTTGCCGTTCCCCAATGGCGGAAGCAGTTTTTCGAGATTTAGTCAAAAAAAAGAATTTGCAACATATCATAGAAATAGACTCAGCTGGGACAGGTAATTATCATATTGGGAAATCTCCGCATGAAGGAACTCTTCATATCCTAAAACAAAACAGCATAAGCAGTGAAGGGATGAAAGCTCGTCAAGTGAAAGAAGAGGATTTAGGGAACTTTGATTATATTATTGGGATGGACGCAGAGAACATAGGGAATCTACATCGTCTAGCTCGATACAATAAAACAGGATATATTGGGCGTTTATTGGACTTTGTACCACAAGGAAAAGTTGATGATGTTCCTGATCCGTATTTTACAGGAAACTTTGAGGAAGTATATGATCTTGTGAAAGAAGGGTGTGCACGTCTACTTGAGGAGATTATTTTGAAAGATTTGAAAAAGGAGGAAATGCAATGA
- a CDS encoding DUF1128 domain-containing protein translates to MNLQEKSAENIKYMVEKISQKLNIMNMGVMKPEQFDEESYEELREIYEMVEAKRQFSPSEMQAIATELGTLRK, encoded by the coding sequence GTGAATTTGCAAGAGAAATCAGCAGAGAATATTAAGTATATGGTTGAAAAAATCAGCCAGAAGTTAAACATTATGAATATGGGTGTTATGAAACCAGAGCAGTTTGATGAAGAATCTTATGAAGAACTTCGTGAAATTTATGAGATGGTAGAAGCCAAGCGTCAGTTTAGTCCAAGTGAAATGCAAGCTATTGCTACAGAGCTCGGTACATTACGCAAATAA
- a CDS encoding CAP domain-containing protein: protein MKKLRALTVAGVMSLGIVGATGQADAASVQNSQMKEHTYSYTVPCDGSTVNSGDVTKTATPTTEKQTKTAAPTEKQTNAAENQAESSDSSQYAEQVVQLVNKEREKQGLKPVTLDKELSDVATKKSEDMKAKGYFDHTSPTYGSPFDMMKQFGIEYKSAGENIAKGQQTPEEVMNSWMNSDGHRKNILNPSFTHIGVGYVEDGNSTYWTQMFIGK, encoded by the coding sequence ATGAAGAAACTTCGTGCATTAACAGTCGCAGGTGTGATGTCACTAGGAATTGTCGGTGCAACAGGGCAGGCTGATGCAGCATCTGTGCAAAACTCACAAATGAAAGAACATACGTACAGCTATACAGTACCTTGTGATGGCAGTACAGTAAATAGCGGCGATGTGACAAAAACAGCAACGCCAACAACAGAGAAACAAACAAAAACAGCAGCGCCAACAGAGAAACAAACAAATGCTGCAGAAAATCAAGCAGAATCATCTGATTCTAGTCAATATGCAGAACAAGTTGTTCAGCTTGTAAATAAAGAGAGAGAGAAGCAGGGTCTTAAACCTGTAACATTAGATAAAGAACTAAGCGATGTTGCAACTAAAAAATCAGAAGATATGAAAGCAAAAGGCTATTTTGATCATACTTCTCCAACATATGGTTCACCATTTGATATGATGAAGCAATTCGGTATCGAATATAAATCAGCTGGAGAAAACATTGCTAAAGGCCAACAAACACCAGAAGAAGTAATGAATTCTTGGATGAACAGTGATGGACACCGCAAAAACATTCTAAATCCTAGCTTTACTCATATAGGTGTTGGTTATGTAGAAGATGGTAATTCAACATATTGGACACAAATGTTTATCGGAAAATAA
- a CDS encoding type 1 glutamine amidotransferase domain-containing protein: MGKKIAVVLTDYFEDVEYTDPAKSFKEEGHELTVIGAEKGKDVKGKQGEATVTIDQSIEDADPSQYDALFIPGGFSPDMLRADGRFVAFAKSFMDDEKPVLAICHGPQLLITAKTLKDRGVTGFKSIQVDLENAGASFQDKEVVVCQNQLVTSRTPDDIPAFTRESLKVLS; encoded by the coding sequence ATGGGTAAAAAAATTGCAGTAGTACTAACAGATTATTTTGAGGATGTAGAGTATACAGATCCAGCTAAATCATTTAAAGAAGAAGGGCATGAATTAACAGTAATCGGTGCTGAAAAAGGCAAAGATGTAAAAGGAAAGCAGGGAGAGGCGACAGTGACAATTGATCAAAGTATTGAAGATGCAGATCCATCTCAATATGACGCTTTATTTATCCCTGGCGGTTTCTCACCAGATATGTTGAGAGCAGACGGCCGTTTCGTAGCTTTTGCAAAATCATTTATGGACGATGAAAAACCTGTTCTAGCAATCTGTCATGGTCCACAGCTATTAATTACTGCAAAAACGTTAAAAGACCGTGGCGTGACAGGATTCAAATCTATTCAAGTAGACCTTGAAAATGCAGGAGCATCATTCCAAGACAAAGAAGTTGTCGTTTGTCAAAACCAACTTGTAACAAGCAGAACACCTGATGATATCCCAGCATTTACAAGAGAATCATTAAAAGTATTATCTTAA
- the hmpA gene encoding NO-inducible flavohemoprotein, producing the protein MLNESVIKIVKSTAPILAERGEEITKCFYKRLFEDYPQLLNVFNHTNQKTGEQPRSLATAVYAAAVNIDKLENITAAVVQIAHKHRSVGVQKEHYPIVGEYLLKAIKEVLGDVATDEVLQAWEQAYGVIAKAFIDVENTMYEEAEKGEGWKGFAPFKVVRKEKESELVTSFYLKKEDGKALPAFSPGQYISIEAHIPNEEYTHVRQYSVSSTPNKQYLRISVKKEGKVSCYLHEDVQVGDLLQISVPAGEFVLQEHHGEPLVFLGGGVGVTPLMSMLETLVDQKYSGNMTFVQSSCNRNLHPFYDYVQELMDKHSFKSYNFYSKQTEACGENYFNGRIGEEWINDNLIQPNAHYYVCGPKGFMEQVVGALYKKGVPADCIHYEFFGPKLMLDVEQEQAVL; encoded by the coding sequence ATGTTAAATGAATCTGTTATTAAAATTGTAAAAAGTACAGCTCCTATTCTTGCAGAAAGAGGAGAAGAGATTACAAAATGTTTTTACAAGCGTCTTTTTGAAGACTACCCACAATTGCTGAACGTATTTAACCATACAAACCAAAAGACAGGTGAACAGCCTCGGTCTTTAGCAACAGCTGTATATGCTGCCGCCGTGAATATTGACAAATTAGAAAATATTACAGCTGCTGTTGTCCAAATTGCTCATAAACATCGCAGTGTTGGTGTACAGAAAGAGCATTATCCAATCGTTGGGGAGTACTTGTTAAAAGCTATTAAAGAAGTACTTGGAGACGTTGCAACAGATGAAGTACTACAAGCATGGGAACAAGCTTATGGTGTAATTGCTAAAGCATTTATTGATGTTGAAAACACAATGTACGAAGAAGCTGAAAAAGGAGAAGGATGGAAAGGGTTTGCTCCATTTAAAGTTGTTCGTAAAGAAAAAGAAAGTGAGCTTGTTACATCCTTTTATCTAAAAAAAGAAGATGGAAAGGCCCTTCCTGCTTTTTCACCTGGTCAGTACATTAGTATTGAAGCGCATATTCCAAATGAGGAATACACACATGTAAGACAATATAGTGTTTCATCCACTCCAAACAAGCAGTACTTACGTATTTCTGTAAAGAAAGAAGGAAAAGTATCATGTTACCTTCATGAAGATGTGCAAGTTGGAGATCTTCTTCAAATTAGCGTACCAGCGGGTGAATTTGTTTTACAAGAGCATCATGGGGAGCCGCTTGTTTTCCTTGGTGGTGGTGTAGGTGTAACACCGCTAATGAGTATGCTTGAAACGTTGGTAGACCAAAAGTATAGTGGAAATATGACGTTTGTTCAAAGCTCATGTAACCGAAACTTACACCCTTTCTATGATTATGTACAAGAGCTTATGGATAAACATTCGTTTAAATCCTATAATTTCTATTCCAAACAGACTGAAGCGTGTGGGGAAAATTATTTCAATGGAAGAATTGGTGAAGAATGGATTAACGATAACCTCATACAACCAAATGCCCACTATTATGTTTGTGGACCAAAGGGATTTATGGAACAAGTTGTAGGTGCTTTGTATAAAAAAGGCGTACCAGCAGATTGTATCCATTATGAATTTTTCGGCCCAAAACTTATGCTCGATGTTGAACAAGAGCAAGCAGTCCTATAA
- a CDS encoding Rrf2 family transcriptional regulator produces MRLTQYTDYSLRVLIYLGLRDQHKLSNIKEIADSYNISKNHLMKVTHQLGQMGLIKTVRGRNGGIALNKAPQDINIGDVVAQTEEDFQIVECFQQNSCCAISSACKLKGVLREALKAFLAVLKQYTLEDLIQNEAELYFLLQTEKTTKK; encoded by the coding sequence ATGAGATTAACACAGTATACGGATTATTCTTTGCGCGTTCTCATTTATTTAGGGTTGCGTGATCAACATAAATTAAGCAACATTAAAGAAATTGCAGATTCTTATAACATCTCCAAAAATCATCTTATGAAGGTGACTCATCAGCTCGGACAAATGGGTTTGATCAAAACTGTTCGAGGGCGAAATGGGGGCATCGCTCTTAACAAAGCTCCGCAAGATATTAATATTGGAGACGTTGTAGCTCAAACGGAAGAAGATTTTCAAATTGTTGAATGCTTCCAGCAAAATAGCTGCTGTGCAATCTCCTCTGCCTGCAAATTAAAAGGTGTTTTAAGGGAAGCCCTAAAAGCTTTTTTAGCTGTTCTCAAGCAGTATACATTAGAAGATTTAATTCAAAATGAAGCAGAACTTTACTTTTTACTTCAAACAGAAAAGACAACGAAAAAATAA
- a CDS encoding DUF3870 domain-containing protein yields MFKNDTVYIIGDAKTSSNNPITQKYNAFFIALVVERSTGMIIDADCSATVPLTSAFVKSILIYKNIQDYEELCAEIQNRYFGSSQKALTVALKNALIKYNSLK; encoded by the coding sequence GTGTTCAAAAACGATACTGTTTATATTATTGGAGATGCGAAAACATCTTCGAATAATCCAATTACGCAAAAATATAATGCTTTTTTTATCGCGCTTGTTGTAGAGCGCTCAACAGGAATGATTATAGATGCAGACTGTTCTGCTACCGTTCCTCTTACGTCAGCATTTGTTAAGTCCATTCTCATTTATAAAAACATTCAAGACTATGAAGAACTATGTGCTGAAATTCAAAATCGTTATTTTGGATCTTCCCAAAAGGCATTAACAGTAGCGCTTAAAAATGCGCTCATTAAATATAATAGTTTAAAATAA
- a CDS encoding DUF819 domain-containing protein, which yields MIEDGFLYVSILIAFTAIVALAESKIKSKFFKYVPGIVLIYIGCTLMQTFGLFGTSDSMDSTYNSLRGALLPAMLMLMLLHCDLRKLFKLGPKMLLTFFAASFSIIAGFSITFALLQSFYAPGTDKAFAALSGSWTGGSANMVVLQDILNVPEGIFGYALIMDTINYSIWVMFMFWLVPFAKVFNKWTKTDTKYLDQVTAELAASSEESESKNIGFVEMLGMLALGLFVAAISTAIGNRLPELGEAVNGTTWTIVIASFVGVVLAMTKVAKIPGSMELSKVMLYIVIALIASHADFSQILQAPIYILSGFMILLFHALIMILLAKIFKLDLFTMGVASLANVGGIASAPILAGAFHRSLIPIGIIMAIMGSFFGTYFGLITNFILSKL from the coding sequence ATGATTGAAGATGGGTTCTTATATGTGAGTATTTTAATCGCCTTTACAGCTATTGTTGCGCTTGCTGAAAGCAAAATTAAAAGCAAGTTTTTTAAATATGTACCAGGCATTGTATTGATTTATATCGGCTGTACTCTTATGCAAACATTTGGGCTGTTTGGCACGAGTGACTCAATGGATAGCACTTATAATTCCTTAAGAGGTGCTCTTCTACCTGCTATGCTGATGCTGATGCTTTTACACTGTGATTTACGGAAGTTATTTAAACTTGGGCCAAAGATGTTGCTCACTTTCTTTGCAGCCTCTTTTAGTATTATCGCAGGATTTTCTATTACCTTTGCTCTTTTGCAAAGCTTTTATGCACCTGGTACTGATAAAGCGTTCGCAGCACTAAGCGGAAGCTGGACAGGTGGTTCTGCCAATATGGTGGTCCTTCAAGATATTTTAAACGTTCCAGAAGGCATTTTCGGCTACGCGCTTATTATGGACACGATTAACTATTCCATTTGGGTAATGTTTATGTTTTGGCTTGTGCCTTTTGCAAAAGTTTTTAATAAGTGGACAAAAACAGATACGAAGTATTTAGACCAAGTGACGGCAGAGCTTGCTGCTTCATCTGAAGAAAGCGAATCTAAAAATATCGGCTTTGTTGAAATGCTTGGGATGCTTGCACTCGGACTTTTCGTAGCCGCAATTTCAACAGCAATTGGAAATAGGCTTCCTGAACTTGGAGAAGCCGTAAATGGAACAACATGGACCATCGTTATCGCATCTTTTGTGGGGGTTGTGCTTGCTATGACGAAAGTAGCAAAAATTCCTGGTTCCATGGAGTTATCCAAAGTGATGCTTTATATCGTCATTGCACTTATTGCTTCACATGCAGACTTCTCACAGATTTTACAAGCCCCTATCTACATTTTATCTGGTTTTATGATTCTGTTGTTTCATGCTTTAATCATGATTCTTCTAGCCAAAATTTTCAAACTTGATTTATTTACAATGGGCGTCGCTTCTCTGGCCAACGTAGGAGGAATTGCCTCAGCGCCTATTCTAGCAGGAGCTTTTCATCGCTCATTAATTCCAATTGGCATCATTATGGCTATTATGGGCAGCTTTTTTGGTACGTATTTTGGCCTTATTACAAACTTTATTCTTTCCAAACTGTAA
- a CDS encoding dipeptide epimerase, with protein sequence MKIETISLHTKVIPLKKPFKTALRTVTSIENVFVFLKLENGIVGIGSAAPTVAITGDSTEGIKDIIKNVLAPLLVNKDIHNLNFLLTAIQNACIGNTSAKAAVEIALYDGYSKLLGLPLYTLLGGKKTLLENDMTVSVDSAENMANEAKKLISEGFSILKIKVGKNGEKDIERILAVRKAVGPSVSLRIDANQGWRAKEAVKIIQSLERQQVNLTLVEQPVDATDIEGLKFVKEHVFTPIMADESLFSTRDAIRLLENKAVDFLNIKLMKTGGIRNALTIASIAQSYNVECMIGSMMEASISVVAAAHVAASHPNITMIDLDAPLWLEDLTVDHHILKEKIILSEDSGIGISHNSLSISV encoded by the coding sequence ATGAAAATCGAGACGATCTCTCTCCATACAAAAGTTATTCCATTGAAAAAACCGTTTAAGACTGCTCTACGCACTGTAACATCAATTGAAAACGTGTTTGTCTTTTTAAAGCTTGAAAACGGCATAGTTGGAATAGGGTCCGCAGCTCCAACTGTTGCTATTACAGGAGACAGTACTGAAGGAATCAAAGATATTATTAAAAATGTACTAGCTCCACTTTTAGTAAACAAAGACATTCACAATTTGAACTTTCTTCTAACCGCTATCCAGAATGCGTGTATTGGGAATACGAGTGCTAAAGCAGCCGTTGAAATTGCCCTTTATGATGGCTACAGCAAGCTGTTGGGTCTTCCTTTGTATACATTACTCGGCGGAAAAAAGACTTTATTAGAAAACGATATGACTGTTAGCGTAGATTCTGCTGAAAACATGGCAAATGAAGCAAAAAAGCTAATTTCTGAAGGATTCTCGATTTTAAAAATTAAAGTGGGGAAAAACGGCGAAAAAGATATAGAACGAATTTTAGCCGTGCGTAAGGCTGTGGGTCCCTCTGTTTCTCTAAGAATTGATGCAAATCAAGGATGGAGGGCAAAAGAAGCGGTCAAAATTATTCAATCACTTGAAAGACAACAGGTAAACCTTACACTTGTAGAGCAACCTGTTGATGCTACTGACATTGAAGGGCTTAAGTTTGTCAAAGAGCATGTTTTCACTCCTATTATGGCTGATGAAAGTCTTTTTTCAACTAGAGATGCTATTCGCCTCCTTGAGAACAAGGCAGTTGATTTCTTGAATATTAAACTAATGAAAACTGGAGGCATACGAAATGCTCTTACGATTGCCAGCATTGCCCAGTCTTATAATGTCGAATGTATGATTGGAAGTATGATGGAAGCTTCTATTAGCGTTGTTGCTGCTGCACATGTAGCAGCATCCCATCCTAACATTACGATGATTGACCTTGATGCCCCGCTTTGGTTGGAAGATTTAACTGTTGATCATCATATTCTGAAGGAGAAAATCATTTTATCAGAAGACAGCGGGATTGGTATTTCTCACAACTCCCTTTCCATTTCTGTCTAA
- a CDS encoding C40 family peptidase yields the protein MKKMWVFILSLLFLFSFSSVTKAKEMKKDEAFVNVSVATLWTEPNIARKLDAPSTSNPVDMKKWTSAMSYEEKLWLVGNLETQALYGSKVTILEEQNGWVKVAVHDQPTPRNDKGYPGWMPKAQLSKSPSFSVLKEKRPFALVTANTAPLFKDFAEKKKGIEISFNTRLPVLKEKRNKLLVYTPNSGAQWLRKSDASIYQTEQDIPEPTADDLIRSGKQFLGLPYLWAGMSGYGFDCSGFTYTLYKSHGITIPRDSSVQATHGKPVEREDLQKGDLVFFAYEKGKGRVHHVGMYIGNGEMIHSPNTSTTVKIDKIETSGYGEEYAGARRYLR from the coding sequence ATGAAAAAAATGTGGGTTTTTATTTTATCTCTGTTATTTTTGTTTTCTTTTTCTTCTGTGACAAAAGCAAAGGAAATGAAAAAAGATGAAGCTTTTGTGAATGTTTCAGTAGCGACACTTTGGACAGAACCAAACATTGCAAGAAAACTTGATGCCCCTTCTACTTCAAATCCGGTTGATATGAAAAAATGGACTTCAGCTATGAGCTATGAGGAGAAGTTATGGCTTGTTGGGAATTTAGAAACACAAGCCCTCTATGGCTCAAAGGTGACCATCCTTGAAGAACAAAATGGTTGGGTTAAAGTAGCCGTACATGATCAGCCAACACCTAGAAATGACAAAGGTTATCCTGGCTGGATGCCTAAAGCTCAACTCTCTAAAAGCCCTTCCTTTTCCGTCTTAAAAGAAAAACGTCCATTTGCTTTAGTAACAGCAAACACTGCCCCTCTTTTTAAGGATTTTGCCGAAAAGAAGAAAGGAATAGAAATCAGTTTTAATACAAGACTTCCTGTACTCAAAGAGAAGAGAAATAAATTACTTGTATACACTCCAAACAGCGGAGCACAGTGGCTACGCAAATCTGATGCTTCTATTTATCAAACAGAGCAAGACATTCCAGAGCCAACTGCTGATGATTTAATTCGCTCTGGGAAACAGTTTTTAGGTTTGCCATATCTTTGGGCGGGAATGTCTGGGTATGGATTTGATTGTTCAGGCTTTACGTACACTCTCTATAAATCACATGGTATCACTATCCCTCGTGATTCATCTGTCCAAGCAACACATGGAAAGCCTGTTGAACGAGAAGATCTACAAAAAGGCGATCTTGTTTTCTTTGCATATGAAAAAGGCAAAGGGCGTGTACATCATGTTGGAATGTATATTGGAAATGGTGAAATGATTCATTCTCCTAATACGAGCACAACGGTGAAAATTGATAAAATTGAGACATCTGGATATGGAGAAGAATATGCAGGAGCAAGACGTTACTTACGTTAA